The Halichondria panicea chromosome 17, odHalPani1.1, whole genome shotgun sequence DNA segment TTAAAAGTGTGTACCTCAAGCGATTGCTGACGCATGCAACATGTACACCTCATCAGTGCGcaacaattaatgtataaGTATAACCGACATCAAATTCACATACTTGTTTGCTGATATCTCTTCCAATTTTGTATTCAAGAGAACGACAAAAAGCATCGACACCAATACACCCTTCCAGCAAAAGTGACTCCATCCATAGTAGCAGATCCTGATGAAATGCTAGGGTGGGAGTTGCTGGTGTCGCTGGCCACATGTTATGCCGCACAAGAGTAACAGCCTCAGGCTCACACTTGCAGAAGGTTACGCACACACAATGCTGGAAACCTGTAAGTCATTGGATTCTTAGACACAGGCTATATCAGTGTAGTTAAACAAATACCTTTAGGGTCAAGACAAACAACTTCTTTTATGTAAGTTGTACAGCAACAGTGAAGTGCTGGAAAGGTTCTCGACTGCTTGAAATAGTATGGGTGAAGCATTCCATTCTGTAAAATCAGATTGCATGCATTTAATAATCACAAAAATGTACAGCAGTATGTTTGATTAGTGCATACTTTCCAGAGAAAAGGTCGATGAAAAATATTTGTCAGAGAGTGTACTGAGTCCACATGGTTGGCACAGTAGTATGCCTGTGGTCCACAATCCCGGCAAATTGCAACAGCGGGTTCTTCACACTCGgcacacacagaacaaggGGAAGGAATTCCGGTTTCTACACTGGCACGTAGCAACTGGACACGCACTTCAGCCCAGTTGTCAGCAGCCTTCTGCTGTCGCTTCTCATAAGCACTTGAGCTCACTGTGTCTGGAAAAGTGGTGTCATCCTGCCCCGAGCTCTCTGGATCATGATCATGCCACTCACTACTGATTAATACATCTGGAGAGTCGCCACTGATAACATCAGTAGGCCTGCTCGCTCCATGTACATCTACTTCTTCAGCTTCATTTTTATCACTGGAGAGGAACCTAGTACTGCTGGAAGAATTAACAGAAGAGGATTCTGGCACAGCAGACAAAGATTTTTTATGCACAGCACGACGTTTTGAAGGAGATACTTCAAAGTAGGAGATAGATTGAGACTTAGGCTTCACACTTATCCTTCTCTTGCTCATGGCCggccagctagctatagaatatagatctagatctacctgATTCTGCAGAGCTAGCTCAGTGCacccatagataaaagagctCGCTACTTTAGATTAAACTCGGTATAGACTATAGTCAATAGTCACTACTGCATGCTTTGCAGCTTACATGCTGACCTTAAGACTACTATTATCCAGTGCTAACCATGCGAACCCCCTGACCAATCTGCTCTTAATTTACAGCAGCCGTGCATCAGCAGTGCTCAGTGCTAGTGCTAGTGCTAGTGTGAGCAGCGTGGACAAGTGCAAAAGCAGTAccaaattcataattatgtctgacACTGCTGACCTTTGCATTGCATTGCACATTAATTATCATTAGGAGGCTCTAGAATTGACCATGCAcaattaattatgtaacaAGTTACAATGCAGATATTGCACATTAGAGCATCGAATTATCCCTATCAAGTATTACAGGACAGTGCTGGTTTGCATTCATGGCTGAATGCATCCTAGCTATGCAGCTATGCAGCTACAGTTCGGAATTgagctttaataattatgcttccaccaacatgcatgcaatatggAGGGGTCCAGTGGCTGTGGCTCATCTCCCTAACGGAACAGTGTGGATATATACAACCGTCTCATCCAACTCACCACCAAATGTGCAGTTTTGACATACAACGATCTACCGCCCCCTcaaggcatgcatgcaatatgaACCTCACTTGAGGTTACAGTGTAGTTtatttcacaataattatagattactTTATTCATCTTTATTATGATATATATACTAGTTGTAGCTAATAGATTGACTGTATAATCTAAGTTTGTTAATCACTCCATAAAAACCTGTCGTCTTGTAGCAAATTTGCTAATAATGAATTAAATGGCTTGTAGAACTTCAAAATCATTGATTTTGTATCTTCTCTCATTTTCAGTTGAGGGTCGTGCTTGTACGGAATTGTTTCTTGGCTGTTTTTGTTACAAGTGTGTGTAATTAACTTCACTTCGTTGAGGATTCTTTTAGGTGATGGATATCCGAGAAAATTAAGCATCTGTTTTGCAATGACTTCCGGCTCCTTTACTAGTTGTTCCAATGTAAGTACCATCACTTTATCCCTGGGCACAACAGTGAGGAGCTTACGAATGTGCGTGTAATACAGGCCCATTTCCACTCGACTTCTACCACATTGTGGTAGCTCCTTCGAAAACAGATTGAATGTAATCCTATGTACACACTGGTCAAGTAAATGTAGTCTTTTCTTGATGCAAGAGTCATAGTCAGAATCAATATAAAGATATAAGTACTGATCTCCAAATTGTCTGGATCCCGCATACAATCATTGAAGAGATCCATCTTTGCTTTTATTCGGTCATGGAAAAGACCAGGTCCTATCAACTGAACGTTTCTTGGTACTTTTATGCCTTTGTTAATGCATGAAAACCAGAAAGCTGAATACAGCATTTTAAGTGGATTccgcacaataattatgtacttggACTTAGGGAGCAGCTCTGGAAATGCTGAAGGCAGAAGGCAGTAATTGGAAGTGTTTGAATGTTTTTCATGAAATCGTGGCGAGTCCAAGAGCATATTGGGTGTTCCATCAATCAAAACCACTTCTCTTTTCTTCAGCGCATCAATCTCAAAGAGTCCTGGTAAAAAGTTTAAAACATACTCAGCAAGATCCGTTGGCGTAGGTATTTTTACATGCTCTGATGCTTTCAATCTCACCCAGTAATGTGGTTCCTTGACAACTTTAGTAAGAGCTCCTATTTGGAGTCCAGTGCTGAGATGAACTAAAGACTGCAGAAAGCAAACGCCATATGTTGAGCCACATTTGGGGAAACCAGCTAAGAAGACTTTGGGTAAGCAAATAACATCAGATGAGAAATTTCCTTTAAAGAGTTTTTTCAGAGAAATTATTTGGTTTTGGAGTGATTTCTGCTCTCCCATTCTAAAGGGGTACTTTCCAAATTGTCCCTCGTAGAAGGAGCCATTAATGATTTCCACGTTGAATTTCATCTTCCAACAATGACTTGAATAGTTGGACAAAAACTCCGTTGGAATAACTTTACTGTACTGCTGATAGAATTCTTTAGCATTTGCCAAAGCAATGGCTTCATTTGCCCTTTCAGCCATATTTGTAGCTTTGAGACATGTTTGTACATTCTTTAAAATCTGATCGACTCCTCTTGGCCGTGGTAACGTAGTTGTGAGATCACGAGATGGATTTAGCCTAGGGGAAATATTCATAACTTGTTCTGCATGCTTAATTGCAAGATCAGAGCTTGTGTAAACTTGCAAATTCATTACATGTTCAACGTGCAGAGAGTCCAGCTGCTGATTTTCAAATTcgttttgtttttgtacaaCAGAGAGAGCACTGATTAATTTGTTCCTTCCATGCCCTGAAAGTTGATAGAGCAGGAATAGAAGGCATGTAGTATTTGCCAACACCATGTAGAAGAACAGCTGCCTCATGATTGCAAAACTCTAGCCTGTGCATGCATAGTAAGGGAAAACCCCCACCATGCCGACCCACCTGTATCTGCATATGGCATGTCATGGATCATGGACACTGTGACTAGTTGGCCGCCCAACTACACTGTGACTAGACTGAGGACACTGCCAGACAAAGCTTTGATGCTACATACGGCTTAGAGAGTACAGCAGCTGTGCACCAAGCAGTGAACAGCATGGACAGAAGAGAAGACTCAGGGTATTAATTAAGCAGCATCAAAAGCTCAGTATAAAAATTGGATCTCTGTTTGTGCCTTTGCATGATGGTAGAGCTTGCATTTCACATTTTGCAGCACAAAATTATCCCTAACAGTACAGTGCTAGTTTGCGTACATGGATGAACGCATCCTTCTAGCTACATGTCAGAAACAATAAAAATATAGCATTTTatcatccatgcatgcaatcatgAATGCATCATTCAACCACAGTAGTATTGAGGTGTGTTCAGTGGCTGGGGCTCATCTCCCCAACTGATACATGCAGTGTCGATATCCAACGATCTCAAGGCAAACCCATTCACATGACTCGCCCAGTGTCAAATGATCACTCGGGCCACGGTtcccatgcatatatagaaGCAAGATGCTCCATGCAAGTGAGGGAGAGTGTAAACTGTATGATCATGGTCCATACTTGTATAGATTAGCTTTAGTTTTGTAGATCTATGCTCTATAATCATAGCtaaatataattttttatagtATCAGTTGTGTTCTGATGTGCATACAGAATCAATGAGAGGCTTCGTGTGAAATTTTACCATCATACAGTACGTATATAAAACCTttattatccggcttggcaattttcttCGAAAATGGGTGTGTCCCTTAATGCGCAAGCGCATTAACAGCTGTTACCGTGGACACAGGCATGTTTATCTTCTGTACATGCAGGCGCATGCAGACGCCCACATGCATTAAATTTGCACTGCGCTGTTTCAGCGAGATcaagatgcatgcatgtgcatgtatggttTATATCCATTCTATTTTCCAGTTATCCGGCCTGCATGCCTCTGGTCAATttaaggtgtccggataatcgaggttctactgtatagctaGTTACGTAGATTGCTCGTACCCTGCATGTCCGTGCATTGTATATGATACATATCTGAGTGTCCTCCACACCATCCTTGATCGACCTTGCAAACAAGCCAAGCTTCCGCCGACTTCCTGGCTCCACAGCTCTCAAACctttatgtaataattatcgttGTCCTGATATTGCTATATAGGTTCATTCAGACGACCAGCGTTCGTCTTATATGTTCACATGCTGTAACACCTTATACCTGGACAAGACTATTTTTgtgacactgcatgtataattatataattattgtgcatgcatgggagcCGCTGACGGTCGAGCAGCTTTTTAGTCTCCCAATCAGTTTTATTGTAATGGAAATAACCTCCTAGAACGGACAGAGACGGTGCATACATATTCATGCAGATGAGGACAACACTACTAAATAAACTCCATGCACTTGAGATTGTATAGGATTTTTATCATGaatgtgtagaaatagatcgACCAAAATTAACTTGTTAATCATTCCATAAAAACCTGTCGTCATGTAACAAATCTGCTAATAATGAATTAAATGGCTTGTAAAACTTCAGAATCATTGATTTTGTATCTTCTCTCATTTTCAGTTGAGGGTCGTGCTTGTACGGAATTGTTTCTTGGCTGTTCTTGGTACAAGTGTGTGTAATTAACTTCACTTCGTTGAGAATACTTTTAGGTGATGGATATCCGAGAAACTTAAGCATCTGTTCTGCAATGACTTCTGGCTCTTTTGCTAATTGTTCTAATGTAAGTACCATCACTTTATCCCTGGGCACAACAGTGAGGAGCTTACGAATGTGCGTGTAAAACAGGCCCATTTCCACTCGACTTCTACCACTTGTTGGTAGCTCCTTTGAAAACAGATTGAATGTAATCGTATGTACACACTGGTCAAGTAAATGTAGTCTTTTCTTGATGCAAGAGTCATAGTCAGAATCATCATAAAGATTGCAGGGCATACTGATCTCCAAATTGTCTGGATCCCGCATACAATCATTGAAGAGATCTATCTTTGCTTTTATTCGGTCATGGAAGAGACCAGGTCCTATCAACTGAACGTTTCTCGGTAGTTCTATCATTCTGGTAATTGAAAACCAGAAAGCTGAATAGAGCATCTTAAGTGGATTccgcactataattatgtacttggACTTAGGGAGCAGCTCTGGAATTGCTGAGGGTAGAAGGCAGTAGTTGGAAGTGTTTGACTGTTTTTTGTGAAATTGTGGTGAGTCAAAAAGCATATTGGGTGTTCCATCAATCAAAACCACTTTCTTATTCTTCAGCGCATTAATCTTGAAGAGTCCTGGTAAATAGTTTAGAACATACTCAGCCAGATCCGTTGGCTTAGGCATTTTTACATATTTTGTTTCTTTCGTTCTCACCCAGTAATGTGGTTCCTTGACAACTTTAGTAGAAGCTCCCATTTGGAGTCCAGTGCTGAGATGAACTAAAGACTGCAGAAAGCAAAAGCCATATGTTGAGCCACATTTGGGGAAACCAGCTAAGAAGACGTTGGGTAAGCATATGACATCAGATGAGAAGTTTCCTTCAAAGAGTTTTTTCAGAGACATAATTTGGTTTTGGAGTGATTTCTGCTCTTCCATTCTAAAGGGGTACTTTCCCAATTGTCCCTTGTAGAAGGAGCCATTCATTATTTCCACGTTGAATTTCATCTTCCAACAATGACTTGAATATTTGGACAAAAACTCCGTCGGAATAACTTTACTGTACTGCTGATAGAATTCTTTAGCATTTGCCAAAGCAATGGTTTCATTTGCACTTTCAGCCATATTCGTAGCTTTGAGACATGTTCGTACATTCTTCAAAACCTGATCGACTCCTCGTTCAACTTGAGAGTCCAGCTGCTGATTTTCAAATTGGGTTTGTTTTTGCACAACAGAGAGACTCAGAGCACTGATTAATTTGCTGTGTTGATAGAGCTGAAGTAGAAGGCATATGGTACTTGCCAGTATCATGTAAAACAACAACTGCTTACATTTTGCCATGACTGGAGTAATTTGTGAACAAAGCTTGGTTGGTTTTTCGCCCTTCATATCATCTGGTTCGATATGGCTTCAAATCATGTAGTTATGTTGTAATGTAGCAGGAATGCAAGGTTTGTGGTTTCTAGAGCAGTAATCTCCGTAAATTTTATGGTTTCTGTGACGTCACTGGTCGCTGTGCCAggacctcgagaacaagccgctcatgatatcgaggctagtataaagcaaaattggcgaaaataaaatttgaccccccatGCCCCCTgtaaaataacgttttaaacttACAGACACTGAAAACTAGTCTTGAAGTAATGACCCCCCCCTGCAAAATAACATTTTAAACCTACAGACACTGAAAACTAgtcttgaagtagtctgcaagaaaAGTTGGAGAAATCccattagtgaccttaattagctaaggtcaagtggtttgTACTATGACTCAACTGAGTATCCGGGAAAAACCCCAACCTGTGGGCTGGGCCTATCCAAAAAATTGGGGGCGTGTCATCATCAATTCTcagctagcttagctagaaCTGCTGAGAACAAAAAATACTCCAGACAAAGCTTCCATGCTAATAGAAAAGGCTGATAGAATACAGCAGCTGTGCACCAAGCAGTGAGCAGCATGGACAAGAGAAAAAACTCAAGGTAAGCAGCATCAAAAGCTCAGTATGATTATAAATTTAAAGTTACTTTTGTGACCTTTTGCATGGTAGAGATTGCATTGCACATGTTGCAGTACCAGGTTGCACATGTATTAGCACCAATtagagcctcaagttaattaTCCCTATTAACAGCACAGTGCTGGTTTGCGTGCACAGATGAACGAATcctcctagctagctagctagatccatATACATTATTTCAGAAACGAGCTTTTTAATTAAAATATCACATTTTTATCCTCCAATCATGAATACATTTACTCCACCACAGTATGGAGGGGTCCAGTGGCTGGGGCTCATCTCCCCAACGGTACAGTGTGGATATACAACCTTCTCCTCCAACTCACCGTCAAATGTACAGTGTTGACATCCAACGATCGGTCGCTCCCTCAAGGCAGACCCCTTCACATGATTCACCCAGTTTGTCAAATGATCACTCGGGCCACGGTTCCCATGGAAGCAAGATGCAGAAATTCTCCAGGTGAGGGAGAGTGTAAACTGTGATCCCGGTCCATTAGTTTTGCATGCATCACTGCATTAGCCCATTAGTTTTGATCTAAATAAACTTAGATTCAGTTGTGCCTGCATAGTATTTTGCAGAGCACACAGAATCGATGAGAGCCATTGTATGATCGTcattagctatatagctcCATAGATAGCTCCTGCGCTGTCCAcgctgataataattataatgct contains these protein-coding regions:
- the LOC135350984 gene encoding carbohydrate sulfotransferase 15-like is translated as MAESANETIALANAKEFYQQYSKVIPTEFLSKYSSHCWKMKFNVEIMNGSFYKGQLGKYPFRMEEQKSLQNQIMSLKKLFEGNFSSDVICLPNVFLAGFPKCGSTYGFCFLQSLVHLSTGLQMGASTKVVKEPHYWVRTKETKYVKMPKPTDLAEYVLNYLPGLFKINALKNKKVVLIDGTPNMLFDSPQFHKKQSNTSNYCLLPSAIPELLPKSKYIIIVRNPLKMLYSAFWFSITRMIELPRNVQLIGPGLFHDRIKAKIDLFNDCMRDPDNLEISMPCNLYDDSDYDSCIKKRLHLLDQCVHTITFNLFSKELPTSGRSRVEMGLFYTHIRKLLTVVPRDKVMVLTLEQLAKEPEVIAEQMLKFLGYPSPKSILNEVKLITHTCTKNSQETIPYKHDPQLKMREDTKSMILKFYKPFNSLLADLLHDDRFLWND